Proteins encoded within one genomic window of Streptomyces sp. NBC_01314:
- a CDS encoding galactose oxidase-like domain-containing protein has protein sequence MSRSNPSTVPRWLLAAALAVCTTSALTVGVTGPAVAHGAGHDHDRTADTSAGAPVKADPDEAAALGEEHAEEHAHTRRMLAALGDYPQTTRTARLKALGESQAAANTGFDPSESGRFREYFQSPDFAAHIAQLPTGKVLLFSFERVEKNPQKEPAPTDTIGKENAGRAYLWDPAKGTGSNAFTKVTPPTVNVPDGLNQPRPAPFFCAGHSFLPNGMLGVFGGNLGGNGGSGAKLSLVFDPWQEVWYQNQDMTVGRWYPSVVTGMDGRQLIMSGQSELGWGTPTSIVERFPALDKTVPVAKTDKPEGWSVGGFRADAPFKRDYPHLFSLRDGKIYGLGRNPDQQWTFDINTETRSDLPARPDVPHPPGAMVPPQGIGRNYGSAVPLPAGFRGPDSVLVLGGDRDDPNTYQLVGGQWSKEKPRAFGRTQDNTLLLPDATLLTVNGAFDIRDYGNGPYNPNADLKYRQTELRDANGNWKLGPAQRLPRGYHSNAVVLPDGRVMVTGDELQQLANDPNIDDDMNGSIEIYEPAYLHQGSRPNLGTVFNPSVGYNERITVSSSTAADVTRAVLLAPTTATHSVNTSQRHLDLRIKSRSGNFLELQAPPSAAAAPPGYYMVFLLNEEGAPSNAGWVQLKPTSGGQTP, from the coding sequence ATGTCCCGCAGTAATCCCTCGACCGTCCCCCGGTGGCTGCTCGCGGCCGCACTGGCGGTCTGTACCACCTCCGCACTGACCGTCGGAGTGACCGGGCCGGCCGTTGCACATGGCGCCGGCCACGACCACGACCGGACCGCCGACACCTCCGCCGGGGCGCCGGTGAAGGCCGATCCGGACGAGGCCGCGGCCCTCGGCGAGGAGCACGCCGAGGAGCACGCCCACACCAGGAGGATGCTGGCGGCGCTCGGCGACTACCCGCAGACCACCCGTACCGCGCGCCTCAAGGCGCTGGGTGAGTCCCAGGCCGCCGCCAACACGGGCTTCGACCCGAGTGAGTCCGGGCGGTTCCGGGAGTACTTCCAGTCCCCCGACTTCGCCGCGCACATCGCCCAGCTGCCCACCGGCAAGGTGCTGCTGTTCTCGTTCGAGCGGGTCGAGAAGAACCCGCAGAAGGAACCCGCGCCGACCGACACCATCGGCAAGGAGAACGCGGGGCGGGCCTACCTCTGGGACCCGGCCAAGGGCACCGGATCGAACGCCTTCACCAAGGTCACCCCGCCGACGGTCAACGTGCCGGACGGGCTCAACCAGCCGCGTCCCGCGCCGTTCTTCTGCGCCGGGCACTCCTTCCTGCCCAACGGCATGCTCGGTGTCTTCGGCGGCAACCTGGGCGGCAACGGCGGCTCCGGGGCCAAGCTCTCGCTGGTCTTCGACCCCTGGCAGGAGGTCTGGTACCAGAACCAGGACATGACGGTCGGCCGCTGGTACCCGAGCGTGGTGACCGGGATGGACGGCCGACAGCTCATCATGTCCGGCCAGTCCGAGCTGGGCTGGGGCACACCGACCTCGATCGTCGAGCGCTTCCCCGCACTTGACAAAACGGTGCCGGTGGCCAAGACCGACAAGCCGGAAGGCTGGTCCGTCGGTGGGTTCCGGGCGGACGCGCCGTTCAAGCGCGACTACCCGCACCTGTTCTCGTTGCGCGACGGCAAGATCTACGGGCTCGGCCGCAACCCCGACCAGCAGTGGACGTTCGACATCAACACCGAGACCAGGAGTGACCTTCCGGCCCGCCCGGACGTCCCGCACCCGCCGGGTGCCATGGTCCCCCCGCAAGGCATCGGCCGTAACTACGGTTCGGCCGTCCCGCTCCCGGCCGGCTTCCGCGGCCCGGACTCCGTGCTGGTGCTCGGCGGCGACCGTGACGACCCGAACACCTACCAGCTGGTCGGCGGCCAGTGGAGCAAGGAGAAGCCGCGCGCCTTCGGCCGCACCCAGGACAACACCCTGCTGCTCCCGGACGCCACCCTGCTCACCGTGAACGGCGCCTTCGACATCCGCGACTACGGCAACGGGCCGTACAACCCGAACGCCGACCTGAAGTACCGCCAGACCGAACTCCGGGACGCGAACGGCAACTGGAAGCTAGGCCCGGCCCAGCGGCTGCCGCGCGGCTACCACTCCAACGCGGTGGTGCTCCCCGACGGCCGGGTGATGGTGACCGGTGACGAACTGCAGCAGCTCGCCAACGACCCGAACATCGACGACGACATGAACGGCAGCATCGAGATCTACGAGCCGGCCTACCTGCACCAGGGAAGCCGCCCCAACCTCGGCACGGTCTTCAACCCCTCGGTCGGCTACAACGAGCGGATCACCGTCAGCAGCAGCACCGCCGCCGACGTGACCCGGGCAGTGCTGCTCGCCCCGACCACCGCGACCCACTCGGTCAACACCAGCCAGCGCCACCTGGACCTGCGGATCAAGAGCCGCTCCGGCAACTTCCTCGAGCTCCAGGCACCGCCCTCGGCCGCCGCCGCCCCACCCGGCTACTACATGGTCTTCCTGCTGAACGAGGAGGGCGCCCCGAGCAACGCGGGCTGGGTCCAGCTCAAGCCCACCTCGGGCGGCCAGACCCCCTGA
- a CDS encoding sterol carrier family protein, translating into MPPARKRPRAYDPAKTRKAVLAQFGNVREAVGTLTDERLALPTRLGEWSVWDLAAHITMAVESVSRALERPEPPKAELNPLDYASATATYAGAIAEGSRGLAEANPDLVALYAGVEQRITDALAAAPQDRVVDTRAGGMRLDDYLLTRTIELVVHTDDLNAAVPGLDVPYDRHALATCVRLLADTLAARAPGGSTEVRIPPYAVVQCVEGPRHTRGTPPNVVETDPLTWIRLATGRLEWAAALDDAKVSASGERADLSALLPLMG; encoded by the coding sequence ATGCCCCCGGCCAGGAAACGCCCCCGCGCCTACGACCCCGCCAAGACCCGCAAGGCCGTGCTGGCCCAGTTCGGGAACGTACGGGAGGCCGTGGGTACCCTCACCGACGAGCGGCTCGCGCTGCCGACCCGGCTCGGGGAGTGGAGCGTGTGGGACCTGGCCGCGCACATCACCATGGCCGTGGAGAGCGTCAGCCGAGCCCTGGAACGGCCCGAGCCCCCGAAGGCCGAGCTGAACCCGCTCGACTACGCCTCCGCGACCGCCACGTACGCCGGCGCCATCGCCGAGGGCAGCCGCGGCCTGGCCGAGGCCAACCCCGACCTGGTCGCCCTCTACGCGGGGGTGGAGCAGCGGATCACCGACGCCCTCGCCGCCGCCCCCCAGGACCGGGTCGTCGACACCCGCGCCGGCGGCATGAGGCTCGACGACTACCTCCTCACCCGCACGATCGAACTCGTCGTCCATACCGACGACCTGAACGCCGCCGTTCCCGGCCTCGACGTCCCGTACGACCGGCACGCCCTGGCCACCTGCGTCCGGCTGCTGGCCGACACCCTCGCCGCGCGGGCACCCGGCGGCTCGACCGAGGTGCGGATACCGCCGTACGCCGTCGTGCAGTGCGTGGAGGGGCCGAGGCATACCCGGGGAACCCCGCCGAACGTCGTCGAGACCGACCCGCTGACCTGGATCCGTCTCGCCACCGGCCGGCTGGAGTGGGCCGCGGCCCTGGACGACGCCAAGGTCAGCGCGAGCGGCGAGCGGGCCGATCTGAGTGCGCTGCTGCCCCTGATGGGCTGA
- a CDS encoding META domain-containing protein — MDKRLTLTALALLPLPLLAACGSESAGDSGSGNVGSTTTKASVTGVRWKVDSLTVGGKTEQAPEGAYLKIADNGEVDGNYGCNTFGSTAAFKDDGIDFEAARSTEMACDDVPMKFEETFARTLDAGTFTAGATDDGKLTLTTADGDTVELTEEKLTPLYGTKWLVDSLMADRVSTSLPEAARGKAWFTLDKKTGTLRGSGGCNDISAKATVSENKITLGQPRTTRKMCSDSLMDAERSFLEIFNGTVEYRIDHFAITLTSENYAGIGAVADK; from the coding sequence ATGGACAAGCGACTGACCCTCACCGCCCTGGCACTGCTTCCGCTTCCGCTGCTCGCGGCCTGTGGTTCCGAGTCGGCCGGCGACTCCGGCAGCGGCAACGTCGGCTCGACCACCACGAAGGCCTCGGTCACCGGCGTCCGCTGGAAGGTCGACAGCCTCACCGTGGGCGGGAAGACCGAACAGGCCCCCGAGGGCGCCTATCTGAAGATCGCCGACAACGGCGAGGTCGACGGCAACTACGGCTGCAACACCTTCGGCTCGACCGCCGCGTTCAAGGACGACGGCATCGACTTCGAGGCCGCCCGGTCCACCGAGATGGCCTGCGACGACGTCCCGATGAAGTTCGAGGAGACCTTCGCCCGCACGCTCGACGCCGGGACGTTCACGGCCGGGGCGACCGACGACGGCAAGCTCACCCTCACCACCGCCGACGGCGACACCGTCGAGCTGACCGAGGAGAAGCTCACCCCGCTGTACGGCACGAAGTGGCTGGTCGATTCCCTCATGGCCGACCGTGTCTCCACCTCGCTCCCCGAGGCCGCTCGGGGCAAGGCCTGGTTCACCCTCGACAAGAAGACGGGCACGCTGCGCGGAAGCGGCGGCTGCAACGACATCTCCGCGAAGGCCACCGTGAGTGAGAACAAAATCACCCTCGGCCAACCGCGGACCACCCGCAAGATGTGCTCCGATTCACTCATGGACGCCGAGCGGAGCTTTCTGGAGATTTTCAATGGCACGGTGGAGTACCGAATCGATCACTTCGCCATCACGTTGACCAGCGAAAACTACGCTGGTATCGGCGCCGTCGCCGACAAGTGA